The following are from one region of the Vibrio parahaemolyticus genome:
- a CDS encoding GGDEF domain-containing protein, which yields MELLLSKVTDAGIDPSSVSGEEAITLWEHIGRHIASTSREKAHCLIISAEYRREIKQLCDSIEELRQALELLSLPEDVEDILSVKASLSERLVEVGDYNSALTEYIASTNIAVEYGFIDEYVLAIIGMGNLCDAYGDHNRALRYYQKIDAIDHAISSRSLRLRYKLYMLACYISLKRVAEASELLGECEELSILVSDKNLAAQTHLYRAKLHRLQEEYSEALLSISSIKYTTGSATTYWLSTMVKIETAYCLNGVGHTSLANLLLESIGKRIKKHSSPILAKRFYNAMSKVSASQGQFQQALSCEKRAFRIESDLIKHIPISELGAAQLRRLSRFELQLKLILSEIENKELKETTKQHKNTVAQLQQDVFTDPLTSLHNRRWLEVKLKDMLLHDTPFALMVIDIDHFKSINDELSHLVGDKAIKSVSQELAAYFKFKGASCVRFGGEEFLVILENSQLERAEMHAENYRERIFKYAWRDILGERGLTVSIGITLHREGENTQRTFYRADKALYRAKANGRNQVCTEL from the coding sequence ATGGAACTACTGCTTAGCAAAGTCACTGACGCAGGCATCGATCCTTCTTCTGTCTCTGGGGAAGAAGCCATCACGCTTTGGGAACATATCGGTCGACACATTGCGTCCACCAGCCGTGAAAAAGCACACTGCCTAATTATCAGCGCAGAATACCGCCGCGAAATCAAACAGCTTTGTGACAGTATCGAAGAGCTTAGACAAGCATTAGAGCTGCTCTCATTACCTGAGGATGTCGAAGATATACTGTCGGTCAAAGCAAGTTTGAGCGAACGCTTAGTTGAAGTTGGTGATTACAACTCTGCCCTCACCGAGTACATCGCCTCCACCAACATCGCAGTGGAATACGGTTTTATCGACGAATACGTTTTAGCGATCATTGGTATGGGCAACTTATGTGATGCTTATGGCGATCACAACCGTGCTCTACGTTACTACCAAAAGATCGACGCGATAGATCATGCCATCAGCAGTCGCTCACTTCGTTTGCGTTACAAACTGTATATGCTCGCCTGTTACATCAGTCTAAAACGCGTGGCCGAAGCCAGCGAATTATTGGGTGAATGTGAAGAGCTCAGCATCCTAGTAAGCGACAAAAACCTCGCCGCTCAAACGCATTTGTATCGCGCTAAATTGCATCGTCTGCAAGAAGAGTATTCCGAAGCGCTGCTTTCCATATCCAGCATTAAGTACACCACCGGAAGTGCGACCACCTATTGGCTCTCAACCATGGTCAAAATTGAAACGGCCTATTGCTTGAATGGTGTTGGCCACACTTCGTTGGCCAATTTGCTGTTGGAGTCCATTGGGAAGCGAATTAAAAAGCATTCTTCGCCCATTCTTGCGAAACGTTTTTACAACGCAATGAGCAAAGTCAGTGCGTCACAAGGACAGTTTCAGCAAGCTTTAAGCTGTGAGAAACGCGCTTTTCGTATTGAATCAGACTTAATAAAACACATCCCAATCAGCGAATTGGGCGCGGCTCAACTGCGTCGATTGTCTCGCTTTGAATTACAGTTAAAACTCATTCTGTCTGAGATTGAAAATAAAGAGCTTAAAGAGACGACCAAACAACACAAAAATACCGTAGCTCAGTTACAGCAAGACGTATTTACCGATCCCCTTACCTCGTTGCACAACCGCCGCTGGTTGGAGGTAAAATTGAAAGACATGTTGCTGCACGACACTCCATTCGCATTGATGGTCATCGACATCGATCACTTCAAATCCATCAATGACGAATTGAGCCATTTGGTGGGCGACAAAGCGATCAAAAGTGTGTCACAGGAACTGGCAGCCTACTTCAAATTTAAAGGTGCATCGTGCGTGCGATTTGGTGGTGAAGAGTTCCTTGTAATTCTTGAGAACAGCCAATTGGAACGCGCAGAAATGCACGCTGAAAACTACCGCGAGCGTATTTTTAAATATGCATGGCGAGACATTCTTGGCGAACGCGGCCTAACCGTTTCCATCGGTATTACACTCCATCGCGAAGGGGAAAACACTCAGCGCACCTTCTACCGCGCCGACAAAGCCTTGTATCGTGCCAAAGCCAATGGCCGAAACCAAGTCTGTACCGAACTTTAA
- a CDS encoding DUF3302 domain-containing protein, whose translation MFLDYFALGLLIFVALVIFYGIIVIHDIPYEIAKEREHPHQDAIHYAGWVSLFTLHALWPFLWIWATLWRKERGWGFKQLEQETHDIHHRLEELIDEVNELKNEVSMLKQQKIQQKPLTEQSKEDE comes from the coding sequence ATGTTTCTAGACTATTTTGCACTTGGGTTACTCATCTTCGTTGCTTTAGTTATCTTCTACGGAATCATTGTTATCCATGACATCCCGTATGAAATTGCTAAAGAGCGTGAACACCCGCACCAAGACGCAATTCACTACGCAGGTTGGGTCAGCCTGTTCACACTGCACGCACTTTGGCCATTCCTTTGGATATGGGCAACATTGTGGCGCAAAGAGCGTGGTTGGGGTTTCAAACAACTTGAGCAAGAAACACACGACATTCATCACCGTCTTGAAGAACTCATCGACGAAGTCAACGAACTCAAAAACGAAGTATCGATGTTGAAACAACAAAAGATTCAGCAAAAGCCTTTGACTGAACAAAGTAAAGAGGACGAATAA
- a CDS encoding HlyD family secretion protein: protein MDLLLILTYAALCIAIFKIFNIPLNKWTVPTAVLGGVVLVGTLVLLMNYNHPFTQLGNQVFPTTPIVSGVRGRVVEVPVQANQPLKTGDILFKIDPVPFEAEVARLEAKVKEASQGALGLESDLREAEAAVLKAQADRDKAQREFSRYQRGFDRGAFTEQDLDTRRQAYKAAEAMLDVAILQQEQAQIALDSEIGGENTQVAQLLAELRKAEFNLEQTIVRAPTDGYVTQLALRPGVMAVPLPLAPAMTFVHTEDITYTAAFRQNSLQRLKPGFEAEFMFRAIPGKVFRGEVIDVIPAIGESQIQARGALLGTDALRTSGRVFAKLKITDDLSEYHLPMGTAVEVAVYSDSFTHVSVMRKVLIRMKSWQNYLYLDH, encoded by the coding sequence ATGGATTTATTGCTGATTCTGACTTACGCAGCTCTTTGTATCGCCATTTTTAAAATCTTCAATATTCCTCTAAACAAATGGACGGTCCCGACAGCTGTACTTGGTGGCGTAGTGTTGGTGGGCACACTTGTGCTGCTTATGAACTACAACCACCCATTTACTCAGTTAGGTAACCAAGTGTTCCCAACTACGCCTATCGTCTCTGGTGTACGTGGCCGCGTTGTGGAAGTACCAGTTCAAGCGAACCAACCGCTCAAAACCGGCGATATTCTTTTCAAAATCGACCCTGTGCCTTTTGAGGCGGAAGTCGCTCGCCTTGAAGCGAAAGTCAAAGAAGCAAGCCAAGGCGCGTTGGGTTTAGAGTCTGATCTAAGAGAAGCAGAAGCTGCGGTTTTAAAAGCACAAGCTGATAGAGATAAAGCGCAAAGAGAGTTTAGCCGATATCAAAGAGGCTTTGATCGCGGTGCGTTTACTGAACAAGATTTAGATACTCGACGCCAAGCGTATAAAGCGGCAGAAGCCATGCTAGACGTTGCGATTTTGCAACAAGAACAAGCGCAAATCGCTCTGGACTCTGAAATTGGTGGTGAAAACACTCAAGTCGCGCAACTTCTCGCAGAGCTGCGTAAAGCAGAGTTTAACCTAGAACAAACTATCGTTCGTGCGCCAACCGATGGTTACGTTACGCAATTGGCTTTGCGTCCTGGCGTGATGGCTGTGCCGTTACCGCTTGCTCCTGCAATGACCTTCGTGCATACCGAAGACATTACGTACACCGCTGCGTTCAGACAAAACTCGCTACAACGTTTGAAGCCGGGCTTTGAAGCTGAATTTATGTTCCGCGCAATTCCGGGCAAAGTGTTCCGTGGCGAAGTCATTGACGTGATTCCGGCCATTGGTGAAAGTCAAATTCAAGCCAGAGGTGCTCTACTAGGTACCGATGCCTTGCGCACGAGCGGACGTGTATTTGCGAAGCTAAAAATCACGGACGATTTGAGCGAATACCACCTGCCAATGGGTACTGCGGTTGAAGTCGCAGTTTACTCAGACAGCTTTACTCACGTATCAGTGATGCGCAAAGTGCTTATTCGCATGAAGAGCTGGCAGAACTATTTGTACCTAGACCATTAA
- a CDS encoding ECF-type riboflavin transporter substrate-binding protein, whose amino-acid sequence MNLSAKTVVVIAIGAALYGIGGLPMFGIPVFANTTLKPAMAVLALFSVLFGPLVGFLVGFIGHWVTDLFAGWGVWLTWVLGSGIVGLIIGLFPSLTRYRLEKGDFNMKDFALFVVLALLGNVFGYGCSAFLDTILYAEPFTKVFTQLSIIAIGNTILIAIVGFFILKSVAKRNKQSRNLTEA is encoded by the coding sequence ATGAATCTTTCTGCTAAAACCGTTGTGGTTATTGCAATTGGTGCTGCTCTTTACGGCATCGGTGGCTTACCTATGTTTGGCATCCCTGTGTTTGCAAACACAACGCTAAAACCAGCAATGGCAGTATTAGCATTGTTCTCAGTACTATTTGGCCCACTTGTTGGCTTTTTGGTTGGTTTTATTGGCCACTGGGTCACCGACCTATTTGCAGGTTGGGGCGTATGGCTCACTTGGGTACTTGGTTCAGGTATTGTTGGTTTGATTATCGGTCTATTCCCTTCTCTAACGCGCTACCGTTTGGAGAAAGGTGATTTCAATATGAAAGACTTCGCGTTATTCGTGGTACTTGCACTATTAGGCAACGTATTTGGTTACGGTTGCTCTGCATTCCTCGACACGATTTTGTACGCAGAACCGTTCACTAAAGTGTTTACCCAGCTTTCTATTATCGCGATCGGTAACACCATTCTTATTGCTATTGTTGGCTTCTTCATTCTTAAGTCTGTCGCTAAACGTAACAAGCAAAGCCGTAACTTAACAGAGGCTTAA
- a CDS encoding ABC transporter ATP-binding protein, which yields MTIEFSNFSFRYESLDKPTLKNINLRIEKGEKIVIIGPSGSGKSTLGQCLNGLIPHAIKGETSGTLTINGQDTAPFDMHQYTQQVGTVLQDTDSQFVGLSIGEDIAFALENQLTSNIDMYPLVKATAKMVDLEQMLDRSPHDLSGGQKQRVSLAGILVDDVDILLFDEPLAALDPKTGKKTIEIIDDLHRETGKTIVIIEHRLEDVLHRSVDRIILMESGEIIADTTPDEILASPLLEDYGIREPLYISALKEAGCAIEGDAKPSSLTTLPLEQYKPAVQAWFDSSTAQPPKTPAETLLEVRGLTYSYDGEKNALEDVSFDIKRGEFVSVLGKNGSGKSTITKLIMGVIEADSGSMSMNGQDLNELTIFERSQKVGVVMQNPNHMISHHMIFDEVAFGLRNRGIEEKQIEAKVLEVLELCGLSKYRHWPIEALSYGQKKRVTIASILVLEPELLILDEPTAGQDYRNYTSMLSFIEKLNRELGVTVMIISHDMHLVLEYTTRSIVIADSKLVADALMTQVFSSPELLDQANLTTTSLFELATKVGIEDTNGFMQHFINVEKAHRQQKSGEVNQPEKAVA from the coding sequence ATGACAATCGAATTTTCTAACTTCTCTTTTAGATATGAGTCGCTGGACAAACCGACGCTAAAAAATATCAATCTAAGGATAGAGAAAGGAGAGAAAATCGTCATTATTGGTCCAAGTGGTAGTGGTAAATCTACCCTTGGGCAATGTCTTAACGGACTGATCCCACACGCAATCAAAGGGGAAACCAGTGGAACATTGACCATCAATGGTCAAGACACCGCCCCTTTCGACATGCACCAATACACTCAGCAAGTTGGCACCGTACTGCAAGATACGGACAGCCAATTTGTCGGCTTGAGCATTGGCGAAGACATCGCATTTGCGCTGGAAAACCAGCTAACTTCTAACATCGACATGTACCCATTGGTCAAAGCCACGGCCAAAATGGTCGACTTGGAACAGATGTTAGATCGCTCTCCCCACGATTTATCTGGCGGGCAGAAACAGCGTGTTTCTTTGGCGGGCATTCTCGTCGATGACGTCGATATCCTTTTGTTTGATGAACCACTAGCTGCGCTTGACCCTAAAACGGGTAAAAAAACCATCGAGATCATCGATGATCTACACCGTGAAACGGGCAAAACCATCGTAATCATTGAGCATCGTCTTGAGGACGTTCTGCATCGCTCAGTTGACCGTATTATCTTGATGGAAAGCGGCGAAATCATTGCCGATACAACGCCAGATGAAATTTTAGCGTCGCCTCTGCTAGAAGATTACGGCATCCGCGAACCGCTTTATATTTCGGCTCTGAAAGAAGCAGGCTGCGCGATTGAGGGCGATGCAAAACCTTCTAGCTTAACTACCTTACCGTTGGAGCAATATAAACCAGCAGTACAAGCATGGTTTGATAGTTCAACAGCACAACCACCTAAAACGCCAGCCGAGACTTTGCTTGAAGTCCGTGGCCTCACCTATTCTTACGACGGTGAGAAAAACGCGCTAGAAGACGTGAGTTTTGACATCAAGCGTGGCGAGTTTGTCTCTGTACTTGGCAAAAATGGCTCGGGTAAATCGACCATCACCAAACTGATTATGGGCGTTATTGAAGCGGATAGCGGCTCAATGAGCATGAATGGTCAAGATCTAAACGAGCTGACCATCTTCGAGCGCAGCCAGAAAGTGGGCGTGGTGATGCAAAACCCGAATCACATGATTTCCCATCACATGATTTTCGACGAGGTGGCCTTCGGCCTCCGTAATCGTGGCATTGAAGAGAAACAAATCGAAGCTAAAGTACTTGAAGTCCTTGAGCTGTGCGGTTTGAGCAAATACCGTCACTGGCCAATCGAAGCATTGAGCTACGGCCAGAAAAAGCGCGTAACCATTGCGTCAATTTTGGTCTTGGAACCAGAGCTTCTGATCCTTGATGAACCGACGGCAGGTCAGGACTATCGGAACTACACATCTATGCTGAGTTTCATCGAAAAGCTCAATCGCGAGTTGGGCGTAACCGTGATGATCATCTCTCATGACATGCATTTAGTGCTGGAATACACTACGCGCTCTATCGTAATTGCAGACAGTAAATTAGTCGCGGATGCACTAATGACGCAGGTATTCAGCAGTCCAGAGCTACTAGACCAAGCAAACCTCACCACAACAAGTCTGTTTGAGTTGGCTACGAAAGTTGGCATCGAAGATACCAATGGCTTTATGCAGCATTTTATCAATGTAGAAAAAGCGCACCGCCAACAAAAAAGCGGCGAAGTAAACCAACCAGAGAAAGCAGTGGCATGA
- a CDS encoding energy-coupling factor transporter transmembrane component T family protein, which yields MKDNKMKFGINYIDTQSPLHKLNGITKFLLFIAWVTVVLTTFDLRIIALLIVLGLGLLKMTKVPFHVYKPLLLGTGTVLLINALFMFALAPQQGTEFMGSSTVLLSLPGNYSLTQETLFYLVTVTLKYFSMFPIALVFVFTTHPTEFSASLNRLGVPYKIAYAVSLTLRYLPEVKKDFVNIMHAQQARGVELSKKAPLFTRMKNVAKILGPLIFSSLDRADQISNAMTLRGFGRHSSRTWYSLKPLTKADMICMAGIAVIVIAAISKRVMDTQLFWYPF from the coding sequence ATGAAAGACAATAAGATGAAGTTTGGTATCAACTACATCGATACCCAATCGCCACTTCATAAGTTGAATGGCATTACTAAGTTCTTGCTTTTCATTGCTTGGGTAACGGTGGTGTTGACCACATTTGACTTGCGAATCATCGCTCTGTTGATCGTGCTTGGTTTAGGCTTATTGAAAATGACCAAAGTGCCATTTCATGTCTACAAACCGCTTTTACTGGGTACAGGTACAGTATTGCTGATCAATGCCCTGTTTATGTTTGCGTTAGCGCCGCAACAAGGTACTGAGTTCATGGGCTCATCAACGGTTTTACTCTCGTTACCCGGTAATTACTCACTCACTCAAGAGACGTTGTTTTACTTAGTAACAGTGACATTGAAATACTTCAGCATGTTCCCAATCGCGTTGGTGTTTGTATTTACCACTCACCCGACGGAGTTTTCAGCCAGCTTGAACCGCTTAGGTGTGCCTTACAAAATCGCCTATGCCGTGAGCTTAACGCTGCGCTACTTGCCGGAAGTGAAAAAGGACTTTGTTAACATCATGCACGCGCAACAAGCACGCGGAGTAGAACTGAGTAAGAAGGCTCCGTTGTTCACTCGTATGAAGAACGTGGCGAAGATTCTTGGCCCTCTGATTTTCTCTAGTTTGGACAGAGCCGACCAAATCTCAAACGCGATGACGTTGCGTGGCTTCGGCCGTCACTCATCTCGCACCTGGTACAGCCTAAAACCCCTGACCAAAGCCGATATGATCTGCATGGCGGGGATTGCGGTGATAGTGATTGCTGCTATCAGCAAGCGTGTTATGGACACGCAACTGTTCTGGTATCCGTTTTAA
- a CDS encoding MFS transporter, with product MNTSSHGWRTPQNFLLLISIIVPIAFSTWMALLNNFVIEKANFDGADIGLLQSVREIPGFLAFTAVFLLLFIREQRFMLVSLAMLTLGTALTGYFPTLYGLLFTTLLMSTGFHYFETLKQSLSLQWLSKEEAPEMLGKFISVGALASLFTYGAIWILLEQLKFDFKTVYLLAGGVGFVLIIVMALAFPQFKTAVPQNKKLVLRKRYWLYYALTFMSGARRQIFTVFAGFLMVEKFGYSAADITLLFLINYLFNFLFAKRIGRFIGVVGERKALTFEYVGLIFVFVGYGLVQTAEWAAALYVVDHLFFAFALAIKTYFQKIADPADMASTAGVAFTINHIAAVVIPVTFGMIWLVSPSSVFYIGAGMAAVSLLLSLNIPAKPEEGNETRLLRWS from the coding sequence ATGAATACCTCTTCTCACGGCTGGAGAACGCCGCAAAATTTCCTTCTGTTGATCTCGATTATTGTGCCCATTGCCTTTTCTACCTGGATGGCTTTGCTGAATAACTTTGTTATTGAAAAAGCGAACTTTGATGGGGCGGACATTGGCTTATTACAAAGCGTGCGTGAAATACCGGGCTTTTTAGCCTTTACCGCCGTGTTTCTGTTGTTGTTTATCCGCGAACAACGATTCATGTTGGTGTCATTAGCGATGCTAACACTTGGTACAGCATTAACAGGTTACTTTCCCACTTTGTACGGTTTACTTTTTACGACCTTGTTGATGTCCACTGGTTTTCACTACTTTGAAACATTGAAGCAGTCCCTGTCTTTGCAATGGCTATCGAAAGAAGAAGCGCCAGAAATGCTAGGCAAGTTTATCTCGGTCGGCGCGCTGGCTTCTCTGTTTACCTACGGCGCGATTTGGATTTTGCTAGAGCAGCTTAAATTTGATTTCAAAACCGTGTATTTGCTGGCGGGTGGCGTTGGCTTTGTGTTGATCATCGTGATGGCACTGGCGTTTCCTCAGTTCAAAACGGCTGTGCCACAAAATAAGAAACTCGTACTCCGTAAACGCTATTGGTTGTATTACGCGCTCACTTTTATGAGTGGTGCGCGTCGACAGATTTTCACCGTATTTGCGGGTTTCTTGATGGTAGAGAAGTTTGGCTACTCTGCCGCAGACATTACCTTACTGTTTTTGATCAACTACCTGTTTAACTTTTTATTTGCCAAGCGCATTGGCCGTTTCATCGGTGTTGTCGGTGAGCGTAAGGCATTAACGTTTGAATACGTCGGTTTGATTTTCGTCTTTGTGGGATATGGTTTGGTGCAAACGGCGGAATGGGCTGCGGCGCTGTATGTTGTCGACCACTTGTTCTTTGCGTTTGCCTTGGCGATTAAAACGTACTTCCAGAAGATTGCTGATCCGGCCGATATGGCATCGACCGCTGGCGTTGCGTTTACCATCAACCACATCGCAGCGGTGGTGATTCCCGTTACATTCGGGATGATTTGGTTAGTGTCGCCTTCTAGCGTTTTCTACATCGGAGCGGGTATGGCCGCCGTTAGCTTGTTGTTGTCACTCAATATTCCAGCGAAGCCGGAAGAGGGGAACGAAACGCGATTGTTGAGGTGGAGTTAG
- the napH gene encoding quinol dehydrogenase ferredoxin subunit NapH: MAKNLAQNAGKEAIEKLGWWRAHRFLVLRRLCQLTIIALFMAGPTLGVLTGNLSSSMLFDTVPLSDPLIVLQALATGHIPEFNALLGVVIVVVFYAILAPRAFCAWVCPLNIVTDLAAWLRRKFNIKASYRWSPAIRYWLIPVLMLGSALSGAILWTWLDPVAALHRGLVFGMGTGWVLIALVFVLDLLLVEHGWCGHLCPLGATYGVIGRKSLLRVTAVRREDCTKCMDCFYVCPEPEVLRQPLKEGDRRVMDQNCISCGRCLDVCPEHVFEFKNRLNVKNID, translated from the coding sequence ATGGCAAAGAACTTAGCTCAAAATGCTGGCAAAGAGGCGATTGAAAAGCTTGGTTGGTGGCGCGCGCATCGGTTTCTGGTTTTACGTCGGCTATGTCAGCTCACCATCATTGCGCTGTTTATGGCTGGGCCGACATTAGGGGTTCTAACCGGTAACCTCTCATCGAGTATGTTGTTCGACACGGTCCCTTTAAGTGACCCGTTAATTGTGCTTCAAGCTTTGGCGACAGGGCATATCCCGGAGTTTAATGCGTTGTTAGGCGTAGTGATTGTCGTGGTGTTCTACGCGATTTTAGCACCGCGCGCATTTTGTGCTTGGGTATGCCCGTTGAACATCGTGACGGACTTAGCGGCGTGGCTGCGCCGAAAGTTCAACATTAAAGCGAGCTATCGTTGGTCTCCTGCGATTCGCTATTGGCTGATCCCTGTTTTGATGTTGGGCAGTGCGCTGTCTGGCGCGATTCTTTGGACATGGTTAGATCCAGTGGCGGCACTGCATCGCGGATTGGTGTTTGGTATGGGCACAGGTTGGGTGCTGATCGCACTGGTGTTCGTACTGGATTTACTCTTAGTTGAGCATGGGTGGTGTGGGCACTTATGTCCACTGGGTGCAACCTATGGCGTGATAGGCCGAAAAAGCCTGTTGCGTGTTACCGCTGTCCGCCGCGAAGATTGCACGAAATGCATGGATTGCTTTTACGTTTGCCCAGAGCCAGAAGTGCTTCGGCAGCCTTTGAAAGAGGGAGATCGTCGAGTTATGGATCAAAACTGCATAAGTTGTGGCCGCTGTTTGGATGTTTGTCCAGAACATGTGTTTGAGTTCAAAAATCGCCTTAATGTGAAAAACATCGACTAA
- the napG gene encoding ferredoxin-type protein NapG yields the protein MKSSQSKTSQSRRRFLRDTVRTAAGVGVAACVLGLQSLQSQARETKGVPIRPPGALPEGDFESACIRCGLCVQACPYDTLKLATLLSPVATGSPYFTARDIPCEMCEDIPCVVACPSGALDPKLTDIDDARMGTAVLIDHETCLNWQGLRCDVCYRVCPLIDEAITLEMVHNDRTGYHAKLIPTVNSEVCTGCGKCEQACVLDVAAIKVVPTDLAKGKVGSHYNFGWKEIDKPLENTLPSETPVPEGALESLKGGE from the coding sequence ATGAAATCCTCTCAGTCTAAAACATCGCAAAGTCGGCGCCGATTTTTGCGTGATACGGTCCGAACTGCGGCAGGCGTTGGCGTAGCGGCGTGTGTGTTGGGCTTACAATCGCTGCAAAGCCAAGCTCGAGAAACCAAAGGTGTGCCTATTCGCCCACCCGGTGCTTTGCCAGAAGGCGATTTCGAATCAGCCTGTATTCGATGTGGCTTGTGTGTTCAAGCATGCCCTTACGACACATTGAAACTCGCGACATTACTTTCTCCTGTAGCCACTGGTTCTCCTTACTTTACTGCGCGCGATATTCCCTGCGAAATGTGCGAAGACATTCCTTGTGTGGTGGCTTGCCCGAGTGGGGCGCTGGATCCGAAGTTAACCGATATTGATGATGCTCGAATGGGTACAGCGGTTCTTATTGACCATGAAACTTGCCTCAACTGGCAAGGGCTACGATGCGACGTTTGCTATCGCGTTTGTCCGCTGATTGATGAAGCCATCACATTAGAGATGGTTCACAACGACCGAACCGGTTATCACGCCAAACTTATCCCTACAGTGAATTCCGAAGTGTGTACCGGATGCGGTAAGTGCGAACAAGCGTGCGTGTTGGATGTCGCTGCTATTAAAGTTGTCCCGACGGATTTGGCAAAAGGCAAAGTGGGCAGCCATTACAATTTTGGTTGGAAAGAGATCGACAAACCACTCGAAAATACCCTCCCCAGTGAGACGCCTGTACCGGAAGGTGCGCTTGAATCGCTAAAAGGAGGTGAGTAA
- a CDS encoding GNAT family N-acetyltransferase produces MEIIVRPTTVEDAAALVEIYSQPKAQRETLQLPKPSLAMWVERLSNMPAGVYSYVAEIDGKVVGNIGFHHSQRPRTAHTAAFGIGVHDQFHGLGVGSKLIETVTELADNWLNVRRIQIEVNADNEAAIGLYKKHGFEIEGEAIDASFRDGEFINTYYMARIRPSKK; encoded by the coding sequence ATGGAAATTATCGTACGTCCAACGACTGTTGAAGACGCAGCGGCACTCGTAGAAATCTATTCACAACCAAAAGCACAACGTGAAACCCTGCAACTCCCAAAACCTTCGCTCGCAATGTGGGTAGAACGATTGTCAAATATGCCCGCTGGTGTTTACAGCTACGTCGCTGAAATCGATGGTAAAGTAGTGGGTAACATTGGCTTTCATCACTCGCAGCGCCCAAGAACGGCGCACACGGCCGCGTTTGGTATTGGCGTTCACGATCAGTTTCACGGTCTAGGCGTGGGAAGTAAGTTAATTGAGACAGTGACTGAACTGGCGGATAACTGGCTAAACGTGAGAAGAATTCAAATAGAAGTAAATGCCGATAACGAGGCCGCGATTGGCCTGTACAAAAAGCATGGTTTTGAAATTGAAGGAGAGGCGATTGATGCCTCATTCCGAGATGGCGAGTTCATCAATACCTATTACATGGCACGTATCAGACCAAGTAAAAAATAA
- a CDS encoding phosphotransferase, with amino-acid sequence MNDHHLLYQNISQDLDLGELLSSEVIQSLWGGYGELVRLIFAKRSVIVKHVKLPKPSEHPRGWNTDRSHQRKLHSYQVEVSWYAHFSGVMDSHCRVPQGLKTFQSENEWLIVMEDLAEAGFPKIITDAKLEHLRACLTWLANFHARYIGVCSDKLWHTGTYWHLATRPDELEALQDTELKNAAQLIDQTLSQAKFKTLVHGDAKLANFCFEQDELSVAAVDFQYVGHGCAMKDVALFMSSAVKPERCAEMEVWVLDTYFAQLQQALMVYQSNLDPDEVEREWRPLFAVAWADFQRFVKGWSPDHWKINPYTEALTRRALAYLRK; translated from the coding sequence ATGAATGATCACCACCTTTTGTATCAAAATATCAGCCAGGATCTTGATCTCGGTGAATTGCTGTCGAGCGAAGTAATCCAGTCACTTTGGGGCGGTTACGGAGAATTGGTTCGGCTGATATTCGCTAAACGCTCTGTCATTGTAAAACACGTCAAATTGCCTAAACCTTCTGAACACCCTAGAGGCTGGAATACAGACCGTTCTCACCAAAGAAAGCTGCACTCTTATCAGGTTGAAGTCAGTTGGTACGCGCATTTTTCCGGAGTCATGGACTCGCACTGTCGAGTACCACAAGGCTTAAAAACGTTTCAGTCGGAGAATGAATGGCTCATTGTGATGGAAGATCTCGCCGAGGCGGGTTTTCCAAAAATCATCACCGATGCAAAGCTAGAACATCTACGAGCCTGCCTTACTTGGTTGGCGAATTTTCATGCGCGCTACATCGGTGTTTGCTCGGATAAGCTGTGGCATACCGGCACGTACTGGCACTTGGCAACCAGACCCGATGAGCTTGAGGCATTGCAAGACACCGAGCTAAAAAATGCCGCTCAATTGATTGATCAAACGCTTTCGCAAGCCAAGTTCAAGACGCTTGTACACGGTGATGCCAAATTGGCGAACTTCTGTTTTGAGCAAGATGAATTGAGCGTTGCTGCGGTCGACTTTCAATACGTCGGACATGGCTGTGCGATGAAAGATGTGGCACTGTTTATGAGTAGCGCCGTCAAGCCAGAACGTTGTGCAGAGATGGAAGTTTGGGTCTTGGATACGTATTTCGCTCAGTTGCAACAGGCGTTAATGGTTTATCAGTCGAATCTCGACCCCGATGAAGTCGAGCGTGAATGGCGTCCTTTGTTTGCGGTCGCGTGGGCTGACTTTCAGCGCTTTGTGAAAGGTTGGAGTCCTGACCACTGGAAGATCAATCCCTACACAGAAGCATTGACTCGCAGAGCGTTGGCTTACTTACGAAAGTGA